A segment of the Tissierella sp. genome:
GAGGAATTAATTTGCATCAATATAAAGGAAAATTAATCATACATACAGGATCTATGTTTTCTGGAAAAACTTCTAGTTTAGAAAAGGATGTTAAAAGGTTTAATATAGCAGGCTATAAAACTATTGCTTTCAAGCCATCTGTTGACACTAGATATACTAATTCAGAGATTAGAACCCATGACAATACTTGTTTAAATGCTGTATTGGTTAGTGATATAAGAGAGATTAATGAATATTGCAAAGAGTATAAGCCAAATGTAATAGCTATAGATGAAGTTCAATTCTTAGGGGGGAAAATAGAAGATATTGTAGAAGCAATCAATGGATTTTTAGAGAAAGATGTAACTGTTATATTAGCAGGTTTAGATATTGACTTTTCAGGGCAAGCCTTTGAAATAGTAAAGGAGTTAATGCCTATTGCAGATTACCTGTATAAGCATCATGCAGTATGTGTAAAATGTGGGACAGATGGATGGGTTAGCCATAGAAAAACTCTGGACCAAGAAAGAATAGTAATTGGTGCTTTAAAAGAATATGAGCCTCTGTGTAGAAAATGTTTCTTAGAAGAGAAAAACAGTTAGAAAGGACATGAAAATGGAAAGATACATAAGATTCGAGCCTTCAAAGGAGCCATTGAATGAAGGATAT
Coding sequences within it:
- a CDS encoding thymidine kinase — encoded protein: MHQYKGKLIIHTGSMFSGKTSSLEKDVKRFNIAGYKTIAFKPSVDTRYTNSEIRTHDNTCLNAVLVSDIREINEYCKEYKPNVIAIDEVQFLGGKIEDIVEAINGFLEKDVTVILAGLDIDFSGQAFEIVKELMPIADYLYKHHAVCVKCGTDGWVSHRKTLDQERIVIGALKEYEPLCRKCFLEEKNS